One region of Balaenoptera ricei isolate mBalRic1 chromosome 5, mBalRic1.hap2, whole genome shotgun sequence genomic DNA includes:
- the LOC132366348 gene encoding LOW QUALITY PROTEIN: alcohol dehydrogenase 1-like (The sequence of the model RefSeq protein was modified relative to this genomic sequence to represent the inferred CDS: deleted 1 base in 1 codon; substituted 1 base at 1 genomic stop codon): MISSGICGSDDHALKRLFPVNFPLITGHEGAGIVKSTGGGMSSVKPGDKVLTLIIPQCRECSACLHPKGNFCEKQDVLPSSGITLDGTSRFTCKGEKIYHSFRTSTFTEYTVVHEISVVKTDADAPVDKVSVIAVTGYGAAVHSAKVTPGSTCMVFGFGXISSAVAMGCKASGASRIIGVDINEEKFPQARPLGVTKRLNPRNLKKPIQEVVTEMTGIGVNFALKAMGLSDTMIAAWDSCHLNYGVCRITGLPPPNSQLCLDAPKVVPGRTLKGVCLGDYKTTDCIPQLVTDYLQNKINMDPLITHQLPFDQLHKACELYHAGKTICCVLLF, translated from the exons ATGATATCTTCAGGGATCTGTGGTTCTGATGATCATGCTCTAAAACGATTATTCCCAGTGAACTTTCCCTTAATAACAGGCCATGAAGGAGCTGGGATTGTGAAGAGTACTGGCGGAGGAATGAGCTCAGTGAAACCAG gAGATAAAGTCCTCACACTCATTATTCCACAGTGTAGAGAATGCAGTGCCTGCTTGCACCCCAAGGGAAACTTCTGTGAGAAGCAAGA CGTTCTACCTTCTTCTGGAATAACACTGGACGGGACTAGCAGATTTACCTGCAAAGGAGAAAAGATCTATCACTCTTTCCGCACAAGCACGTTCACTGAATATACTGTTGTGCATGAA ATTTCCGTGGTAAAAACTGATGCTGATGCTCCCGTGGACAAAGTTTCTGTCATAGCTGTGACAGGCTATGGGGCCGCTGTTCACTCAGCCAAG GTCACTCCCGGTTCTACCTGCATGGTCTTTGGATTTGGATGAATCAGCTCAGCCGTTGCCATGGGCTGTAAAGCCTCTGGTGCTTCTAGAATCATTGGGGTTGATATCAATGAGGAGAAATTTCCCCAGGCAAGACCATTAGGGGTCACTAAACGTCTCAACCCTCGAAACCTCAAGAAGCCCATCCAGGAGGTGGTCACGGAAATGACAGGCATTGGTGTCAACTTTGCTCTTAAGGCCATGGGACTCTCAGATACCATG atTGCTGCTTGGGACTCCTGCCACCTGAACTATGGTGTCTGTAGGATCACTGGGCTACCTCCACCGAATTCACAGCTTTGCCTTGATGCACCGAAGGTTGTCCCTGGACGGACACTGAAGGGTGTATGTTTAGGAG attaTAAAACCACAGACTGTATTCCCCAGCTAGTGACTGATTacctacaaaataaaattaatatggatCCATTGATAACCCATCAGCTGCCTTTTGACCAACTCCACAAAGCTTGCGAGTTGTACCATGCTGGAAAAAC CATCTGCTGTGTTCTGCTGTTCTGA